The following are encoded in a window of Lacinutrix sp. WUR7 genomic DNA:
- a CDS encoding DNA mismatch repair protein MutS, with amino-acid sequence MSFKVGDFVFVLDDDLSGEITSISNGVITILTEDGFELDFNSKELIKQEKSNALKQNIFKNNSFQDVVSEKESKKRKQVTKKPKERYEPTFEVDLHIHHLTNSSRGMSNHEMLNLQLDTARRQLEFAIHKRMQKMVFIHGVGEGVLKMELGYLFGRYNVKYYEANYQKYGLGATEVYIYQN; translated from the coding sequence ATGAGTTTTAAAGTTGGTGATTTTGTATTTGTTTTAGATGATGATTTATCTGGTGAAATAACTAGTATTTCTAATGGGGTTATTACTATTTTAACCGAAGATGGTTTTGAGTTAGATTTTAATAGTAAAGAACTAATTAAGCAAGAGAAATCGAACGCTTTAAAGCAAAACATTTTTAAGAATAATTCTTTTCAAGATGTTGTTTCCGAAAAAGAATCGAAAAAAAGAAAACAAGTAACCAAAAAGCCTAAAGAGCGTTATGAACCGACTTTTGAAGTAGACCTACATATTCATCATTTAACAAATTCTTCTAGAGGCATGAGTAATCATGAAATGCTTAACTTACAACTAGATACAGCAAGAAGACAGCTAGAGTTTGCCATTCATAAACGCATGCAAAAAATGGTGTTTATCCATGGTGTAGGAGAAGGTGTTTTAAAAATGGAATTGGGATATCTTTTTGGTAGATATAATGTGAAATATTATGAAGCCAATTACCAAAAATATGGTTTAGGAGCAACAGAAGTTTACATCTACCAAAATTAG
- a CDS encoding cysteine desulfurase family protein, which translates to MKTVYFDSAATTQVRDEVIKDMQDVLAMHYGNPSSTHAFGRASKSIIETARKTIAKQLHALPQEIIFTSGGTEADNMILRCAVRDGNVTTIITSPIEHHAVLHTVEELRNEYNVTVEYVKLQHCGTPDYEDLERLLSANDERKLVSLMHVNNEIGNILDIDKVASLCKANNALFHSDTVQSIGHFEWNVEETPIDFMTAAAHKFHGPKGIGFAYIRKNSNFKPLIFGGSQERGYRAGTEPVHAIKGLETAFKLAYQNLEEERAYVQDLKDYFKVVLKKAIPEVKYNGNCEDQVNSTYTLINVCLPMSAEKALTLQFQMDLKGIACSKGSACQSGSSKGSHVLAQILDEEDMQKPSIRFSFCKYNTKEEIDYAVDVLKEFV; encoded by the coding sequence ATGAAAACCGTTTATTTTGATAGCGCTGCTACTACACAAGTACGTGATGAAGTAATTAAAGATATGCAAGATGTTCTTGCTATGCACTATGGTAATCCTTCGTCAACACATGCATTTGGTCGTGCTTCAAAGTCTATTATTGAAACTGCTAGAAAAACGATAGCAAAGCAACTGCATGCTTTACCACAAGAAATTATTTTTACCTCTGGAGGTACAGAAGCAGATAACATGATTTTACGTTGTGCAGTGAGAGATGGTAATGTAACTACTATTATTACTTCACCAATCGAGCATCATGCCGTTTTGCATACTGTAGAAGAATTGCGAAATGAATATAATGTTACGGTGGAGTATGTAAAATTACAACATTGTGGGACTCCCGATTACGAAGATTTAGAAAGATTATTGTCTGCTAACGATGAGCGTAAACTAGTTAGTTTAATGCATGTTAATAATGAAATTGGTAATATTCTAGATATAGATAAAGTGGCTAGTTTGTGTAAAGCAAATAATGCGCTTTTTCATAGTGATACGGTACAATCTATTGGTCACTTTGAATGGAATGTAGAAGAAACTCCTATAGACTTTATGACTGCTGCTGCGCATAAATTTCACGGACCAAAAGGTATTGGGTTTGCTTATATACGTAAAAACAGCAATTTTAAGCCACTTATTTTTGGAGGTTCACAAGAACGTGGTTACCGAGCAGGAACAGAACCTGTACATGCTATAAAAGGTTTAGAAACAGCTTTTAAACTAGCCTACCAGAACCTAGAAGAAGAACGTGCTTATGTACAAGATTTAAAAGACTATTTTAAAGTGGTACTTAAAAAGGCTATTCCTGAAGTAAAATATAATGGAAACTGCGAAGACCAGGTAAATAGCACTTATACTTTAATTAATGTGTGTTTACCAATGAGTGCAGAAAAAGCATTGACGCTACAATTTCAAATGGATTTAAAAGGAATTGCTTGTTCTAAAGGATCTGCTTGCCAAAGTGGAAGTAGCAAAGGTTCTCACGTTTTAGCGCAAATTTTAGATGAAGAAGATATGCAAAAACCATCGATTCGTTTTTCTTTTTGTAAATACAACACCAAAGAGGAGATTGATTATGCGGTTGACGTTTTAAAAGAGTTTGTTTAA
- a CDS encoding carboxypeptidase-like regulatory domain-containing protein has product MFAQTGTLRGVILDEFNNPVDNVNIKIDDTGTTTNANGFYILKIPANQDVTVTFTHLSLKKTVVTFNLKNGEELEFNPVMQTNVEQIATVVISGRKRKDVEGVITLKPATIRKIPGANPGVENLLKTLPGVNSNNELSTQYSVRGGNYDENLVYVNGIEVYRPFLIRSGQQEGLSFVNTDLVQNVDFSAGGFQAKYGDKLSSVLDITYRKPTEFGVAADLSLLGGSLAIEATSNDNKLTGIVGIRYRDNSLLVNAKETETNYDPKFLDVQSFVTYNFTDKFSLSFLGNASINKYNYEPQTRQTNFGTLTDPIALLVFYEGQEKDAYQTLFGALQGTYKVNDDLNLSLVASTYHTTEEEYFDILAQYRLGEVNTNIGDEDLGEVEFSEGIGGQLNHGRNDLDALITTIEHKGDFEMNENNFEWSIKYTNEDIRDRLVEWEVIDSAGFTVNPPNLDNFDNQPYQPNEGPITAYQNVRAKNNTSIDRIQAYLQWSRRFDVGDSKLWVNAGARMHNWNVQGDGIESSSQTVFSPRAQIAIKPNWKKDMLFRFGTGFYYQPPFYRELRDQNGEVQPNVKAQQSIHFVLGNDYSFKMWDRPFKLTSEAYYKKINDVNPYTVENVRIRYRANNSAEAYAYGLDLRLNGEFVAGTESWFSFGYLKTEENIDGRGYIARPTDQRLKFAALFQDYVPTMPNLKMYLNLVYNTGLPGGSPSYADPYVYQNRLPDYKRADLGVQYVIVDDKKQFDSGWKKPFKELALGVEIFNIFDVQNSITNTWVRDVYSKRQYAIPNYLTPRVFNVRLNMKF; this is encoded by the coding sequence ATGTTTGCTCAAACAGGAACATTAAGAGGTGTCATTCTAGACGAATTTAATAATCCTGTAGACAACGTAAATATTAAAATTGACGATACAGGAACCACAACGAATGCCAATGGTTTTTATATTTTAAAAATTCCTGCAAACCAAGATGTAACGGTAACCTTTACACATCTTTCATTAAAAAAGACAGTGGTTACCTTTAATTTAAAAAATGGAGAGGAACTAGAGTTCAATCCGGTGATGCAAACCAATGTAGAGCAAATTGCTACTGTTGTTATTTCTGGAAGAAAAAGAAAAGATGTAGAAGGTGTGATCACCCTAAAACCTGCAACTATTAGAAAAATTCCTGGCGCTAATCCTGGAGTAGAAAACTTATTAAAAACACTTCCTGGTGTAAATAGTAATAACGAGTTAAGTACGCAGTACTCGGTTCGTGGTGGTAATTATGATGAAAACCTAGTATATGTAAATGGTATTGAAGTGTACAGACCATTTTTAATTCGTTCAGGACAGCAAGAAGGTTTAAGTTTTGTAAATACTGATTTAGTACAGAATGTAGATTTCTCTGCTGGAGGATTTCAAGCAAAATATGGAGATAAACTTTCTTCCGTTTTAGATATTACCTATAGAAAACCAACCGAATTTGGTGTTGCAGCAGATTTAAGTTTACTTGGAGGAAGCCTTGCTATTGAAGCCACAAGTAATGATAATAAACTAACAGGAATTGTTGGTATTCGTTACAGAGATAACAGTTTATTAGTAAATGCAAAAGAAACAGAAACCAATTACGATCCTAAGTTTTTAGACGTGCAGTCTTTTGTTACGTATAATTTTACAGATAAATTTAGCCTAAGCTTTTTAGGAAACGCTTCTATTAACAAATATAACTACGAGCCACAAACAAGACAAACAAATTTTGGGACTTTAACAGATCCTATTGCTTTACTTGTTTTTTATGAAGGACAAGAAAAAGATGCTTACCAAACACTTTTTGGTGCTTTACAAGGAACCTATAAAGTAAACGACGATTTAAATTTAAGCTTAGTTGCTTCCACATACCATACTACAGAAGAAGAGTATTTTGATATTCTTGCGCAATACAGACTTGGGGAAGTAAACACCAATATTGGTGATGAAGATTTAGGGGAAGTCGAATTTAGCGAAGGAATTGGCGGACAATTAAATCATGGTAGAAATGATTTAGATGCACTTATTACAACGATAGAGCATAAAGGAGATTTTGAAATGAACGAGAATAACTTCGAATGGTCTATAAAATATACCAACGAAGATATTAGAGATCGTTTAGTAGAATGGGAAGTTATTGATTCGGCAGGATTTACTGTTAATCCACCAAATCTAGATAATTTTGATAACCAACCTTACCAACCAAACGAAGGTCCAATCACCGCATATCAAAATGTTAGAGCTAAAAACAATACTTCTATAGACAGAATTCAAGCCTATTTACAATGGAGCAGACGCTTTGATGTTGGCGATAGTAAACTTTGGGTTAATGCCGGAGCAAGAATGCATAATTGGAATGTACAAGGCGATGGTATTGAAAGTTCTTCACAAACCGTTTTTAGTCCGAGAGCACAAATAGCTATTAAACCTAATTGGAAAAAAGACATGCTTTTTAGATTTGGAACTGGTTTTTATTACCAACCTCCTTTTTACAGAGAATTACGTGATCAAAACGGAGAAGTACAACCAAATGTAAAAGCACAACAATCTATCCATTTTGTTTTAGGAAATGATTATAGTTTTAAAATGTGGGACAGACCATTTAAACTTACTAGCGAAGCGTATTACAAAAAGATAAACGATGTAAATCCGTATACAGTTGAAAACGTAAGAATACGTTACAGAGCCAACAATTCTGCCGAAGCATATGCCTACGGATTAGATTTAAGATTAAACGGCGAGTTTGTTGCTGGAACAGAATCTTGGTTTAGTTTTGGTTATTTAAAAACAGAAGAGAATATTGATGGTCGTGGCTATATTGCAAGACCAACAGACCAACGTTTAAAATTTGCAGCACTGTTTCAAGATTATGTACCAACAATGCCAAACTTAAAAATGTATTTAAACTTGGTGTATAATACCGGACTTCCTGGAGGTTCACCAAGTTATGCAGATCCTTATGTGTATCAAAATCGTTTACCAGATTATAAACGTGCAGATTTAGGCGTACAGTATGTAATTGTAGACGACAAAAAGCAGTTTGATTCTGGTTGGAAAAAACCATTTAAAGAACTTGCTTTAGGTGTTGAAATATTTAATATTTTCGATGTACAAAACTCTATTACAAATACTTGGGTTAGGGATGTATATAGCAAACGCCAATATGCAATACCAAACTACTTAACACCAAGAGTTTTCAATGTTAGATTAAATATGAAGTTTTAA